One genomic segment of Suricata suricatta isolate VVHF042 chromosome 16, meerkat_22Aug2017_6uvM2_HiC, whole genome shotgun sequence includes these proteins:
- the NCR1 gene encoding natural cytotoxicity triggering receptor 1 isoform X2, with the protein MCLYTSGSEVEGKRNLFLLKKKKRKKERKRKRKSTSQCESPTAVSARLYPPHPAPPLGLPASASAFPSRIEAMTSTLTAVLCLGLSLGQTIGTQTQILSKPIIWAKPGLMVPKGKPAQILCQGLPGAAEYQLYFEGRLSAWQSPSRTRGRTTASFPISAMTLLTAGEYRCTYRSGELWSSPSDPLDLVVTELYDTPTLSVHPGPEVSSGDNVTFSCRLETATNMFLLLKEGGPGRPQPRYGDTQVEFRVGPVTTAHRGTYRCFGSYNNHAWSFPSEPVELLVTGDAGDTSLAPTEYTSFSGSWDPYLLTTDTAVQQDSVLWNHTAQNLLRMGLVFLVLVVLGYLLAEDWLCRRRRQEGAHRASSQERGRRFRTQ; encoded by the exons ATGTGTCTTTACACCTCAGGGTCAGAGGTAGAGGGAAAACGGAAccttttcttgttaaaaaaaaaaaaaagaaagaaagaaagaaaacggaaaagaaaaagcaccagTCAGTGTGAGAGTCCCACGGCAGTTAGTGCTCGGCTTTACCCACCACATCCTGCGCCTCCTCTGGGGTTGCCGGCCTCAGCCTCCGCATTCCCCTCGCGAATCGAGGCTATGACCTCCACACTCACTGCCGTGCTCTGCCTTG GGCTGTCTCTGGGCCAGACCATCGGCACCCAGACGC AGATTCTTTCAAAACCCATCATCTGGGCCAAGCCCGGTCTCATGGTCCCGAAGGGAAAGCCAGCGCAGATCTTATGCCAGGGGCTCCCCGGGGCTGCTGAGTACCAGCTGTATTTCGAGGGACGCCTCTCTGCCTGGCAGAGCCCGAGCCGGACGAGAGGAAGGACCACAGCCTCGTTCCCCATCTCGGCCATGACGCTGCTCACCGCAGGGGAGTACAGGTGCACTTACCGAAGTGGGGAGCTCTGGTCAAGTCCCAGTGACCCTCTGGACCTGGTGGTGACAG AACTGTATGACACACCCACCCTCTCTGTTCACCCCGGGCCGGAGGTCAGCTCAGGGGACAATGTGACCTTCTCCTGCCGGCTAGAGACTGCAACAAACATGTTCCTTCTGCTCAAGGAGGGCGGACCCGGCCGCCCGCAGCCCAGATACGGGGACACCCAGGTGGAGTTTCGCGTGGGCCCTGTGACCACAGCCCACAGGGGGACATACAGATGCTTTGGCTCCTATAACAACCATGCCTGGTCTTTCCCCAGTGAGCCTGTGGAGCTCCTGGTCACAG GTGACGCTGGGGACACCAGCCTTGCACCCACAGAATACACCTCCTTTTCTG GCTCTTGGGACCCCTACCTGTTAACCACGGACACAGCGGTCCAGCAAG ACTCTGTCCTCTGGAATCACACTGCCCAGAATCTCCTTCGGATGGGTCTGGTTTTCCTGGTCCTTGTGGTGCTCGGGTACCTCCTGGCTGAAGACTGGCTTTGCAGGAGGAGAAGGCAAGAGGGAGCCCACAGGGCTTCGAGTCAGGAACGCGGGAGAAGATTCAGGACACAGTGA
- the NCR1 gene encoding natural cytotoxicity triggering receptor 1 isoform X1 codes for MCLYTSGSEVEGKRNLFLLKKKKRKKERKRKRKSTSQCESPTAVSARLYPPHPAPPLGLPASASAFPSRIEAMTSTLTAVLCLGESPPSGRRDPGVWAWAERRGSCGCLPGLSLGQTIGTQTQILSKPIIWAKPGLMVPKGKPAQILCQGLPGAAEYQLYFEGRLSAWQSPSRTRGRTTASFPISAMTLLTAGEYRCTYRSGELWSSPSDPLDLVVTELYDTPTLSVHPGPEVSSGDNVTFSCRLETATNMFLLLKEGGPGRPQPRYGDTQVEFRVGPVTTAHRGTYRCFGSYNNHAWSFPSEPVELLVTGDAGDTSLAPTEYTSFSGSWDPYLLTTDTAVQQDSVLWNHTAQNLLRMGLVFLVLVVLGYLLAEDWLCRRRRQEGAHRASSQERGRRFRTQ; via the exons ATGTGTCTTTACACCTCAGGGTCAGAGGTAGAGGGAAAACGGAAccttttcttgttaaaaaaaaaaaaaagaaagaaagaaagaaaacggaaaagaaaaagcaccagTCAGTGTGAGAGTCCCACGGCAGTTAGTGCTCGGCTTTACCCACCACATCCTGCGCCTCCTCTGGGGTTGCCGGCCTCAGCCTCCGCATTCCCCTCGCGAATCGAGGCTATGACCTCCACACTCACTGCCGTGCTCTGCCTTGGTGAGTCCCCTCCGAGCGGGAGACGGGACCCAGGGGTTTGGGCATGGGCGGAGCGGCGTGGCTCATGCGGCTGTCTTCCAGGGCTGTCTCTGGGCCAGACCATCGGCACCCAGACGC AGATTCTTTCAAAACCCATCATCTGGGCCAAGCCCGGTCTCATGGTCCCGAAGGGAAAGCCAGCGCAGATCTTATGCCAGGGGCTCCCCGGGGCTGCTGAGTACCAGCTGTATTTCGAGGGACGCCTCTCTGCCTGGCAGAGCCCGAGCCGGACGAGAGGAAGGACCACAGCCTCGTTCCCCATCTCGGCCATGACGCTGCTCACCGCAGGGGAGTACAGGTGCACTTACCGAAGTGGGGAGCTCTGGTCAAGTCCCAGTGACCCTCTGGACCTGGTGGTGACAG AACTGTATGACACACCCACCCTCTCTGTTCACCCCGGGCCGGAGGTCAGCTCAGGGGACAATGTGACCTTCTCCTGCCGGCTAGAGACTGCAACAAACATGTTCCTTCTGCTCAAGGAGGGCGGACCCGGCCGCCCGCAGCCCAGATACGGGGACACCCAGGTGGAGTTTCGCGTGGGCCCTGTGACCACAGCCCACAGGGGGACATACAGATGCTTTGGCTCCTATAACAACCATGCCTGGTCTTTCCCCAGTGAGCCTGTGGAGCTCCTGGTCACAG GTGACGCTGGGGACACCAGCCTTGCACCCACAGAATACACCTCCTTTTCTG GCTCTTGGGACCCCTACCTGTTAACCACGGACACAGCGGTCCAGCAAG ACTCTGTCCTCTGGAATCACACTGCCCAGAATCTCCTTCGGATGGGTCTGGTTTTCCTGGTCCTTGTGGTGCTCGGGTACCTCCTGGCTGAAGACTGGCTTTGCAGGAGGAGAAGGCAAGAGGGAGCCCACAGGGCTTCGAGTCAGGAACGCGGGAGAAGATTCAGGACACAGTGA
- the NCR1 gene encoding natural cytotoxicity triggering receptor 1 isoform X4, which yields MEYIQPQNQEIRTKEILSKPIIWAKPGLMVPKGKPAQILCQGLPGAAEYQLYFEGRLSAWQSPSRTRGRTTASFPISAMTLLTAGEYRCTYRSGELWSSPSDPLDLVVTELYDTPTLSVHPGPEVSSGDNVTFSCRLETATNMFLLLKEGGPGRPQPRYGDTQVEFRVGPVTTAHRGTYRCFGSYNNHAWSFPSEPVELLVTGDAGDTSLAPTEYTSFSGSWDPYLLTTDTAVQQDSVLWNHTAQNLLRMGLVFLVLVVLGYLLAEDWLCRRRRQEGAHRASSQERGRRFRTQ from the exons atgGAATATATTCAACcacaaaatcaagaaataagaacaaaag AGATTCTTTCAAAACCCATCATCTGGGCCAAGCCCGGTCTCATGGTCCCGAAGGGAAAGCCAGCGCAGATCTTATGCCAGGGGCTCCCCGGGGCTGCTGAGTACCAGCTGTATTTCGAGGGACGCCTCTCTGCCTGGCAGAGCCCGAGCCGGACGAGAGGAAGGACCACAGCCTCGTTCCCCATCTCGGCCATGACGCTGCTCACCGCAGGGGAGTACAGGTGCACTTACCGAAGTGGGGAGCTCTGGTCAAGTCCCAGTGACCCTCTGGACCTGGTGGTGACAG AACTGTATGACACACCCACCCTCTCTGTTCACCCCGGGCCGGAGGTCAGCTCAGGGGACAATGTGACCTTCTCCTGCCGGCTAGAGACTGCAACAAACATGTTCCTTCTGCTCAAGGAGGGCGGACCCGGCCGCCCGCAGCCCAGATACGGGGACACCCAGGTGGAGTTTCGCGTGGGCCCTGTGACCACAGCCCACAGGGGGACATACAGATGCTTTGGCTCCTATAACAACCATGCCTGGTCTTTCCCCAGTGAGCCTGTGGAGCTCCTGGTCACAG GTGACGCTGGGGACACCAGCCTTGCACCCACAGAATACACCTCCTTTTCTG GCTCTTGGGACCCCTACCTGTTAACCACGGACACAGCGGTCCAGCAAG ACTCTGTCCTCTGGAATCACACTGCCCAGAATCTCCTTCGGATGGGTCTGGTTTTCCTGGTCCTTGTGGTGCTCGGGTACCTCCTGGCTGAAGACTGGCTTTGCAGGAGGAGAAGGCAAGAGGGAGCCCACAGGGCTTCGAGTCAGGAACGCGGGAGAAGATTCAGGACACAGTGA
- the FCAR gene encoding LOW QUALITY PROTEIN: immunoglobulin alpha Fc receptor (The sequence of the model RefSeq protein was modified relative to this genomic sequence to represent the inferred CDS: deleted 1 base in 1 codon) gives MAPRDTILLCLVLCLSQKIRAQEGDFPVPIISATPGSMVPWNESVKILCWGTPESYLYQLEILRNSTFEVVEKKLGFQEKAEFLISHVNMNTAGRYQCQYRKEYKLSEPSKALELVVTGSYDKPSLSADQGVVVVLGDNISLQCSSTHNPFDRFSLTKEGGATLSQPQNGVHQGNFVLGPVNLSFSGNYRCYGWYSSSPYVWSAPSDALGLVVTDRMNQDHTMENLIRMGIGGLVLVALLALVIENWHNHRVPNKEDWPDFPELSRSKHKCQTDRPLDKTLRATR, from the exons GGGATTTTCCTGTTCCTATTATATCTGCCACACCTGGTTCTATGGTTCCCTGGAATGAGTCTGTGAAGATCCTGTGTTGGGGAACTCCCGAGTCTTACTTGTACCAACTGGAAATCCTGAGAAACTCCACATTTGAGGTGGTGGAGAAGAAATTGGGATTTCAGGAGAAGGCTGAATTCCTCATTAGCCACGTGAATATGAACACTGCAGGGCGTTATCAGTGCCAATACAGGAAAGAGTACAAATTATCGGAGCCCAGTAAAGCCCTGGAGCTGGTGGTGACAG GCTCATATGACAAACCCTCCCTCTCAGCAGACCAAGGTGTGGTGGTGGTACTGGGAGACAATATTTCCCTGCAGTGCAGCTCAACACACAACCCATTTGATAGATTTTCACTGACCAAAGAAGGAGGAGCCACCCTGTCACAGCCCCAAAATGGAGTACACCAAGGCAACTTCGTTCTAGGTCCTGTGAATCTCAGCTTCTCAGGAAACTACAGGTGCTATGGTTGGTACAGTAGCAGCCCTTATGTGTGGTCGGCCCCCAGTGATGCTCTGGGGCTTGTGGTCACAG ATAGAATGAATCAAGATCACACAATGGAGAATTTGATCCGAATGGGCATAGGAGGACTGGTTCTTGTGGCTCTCTTGGCCCTAGTCATTGAAAATTGGCACAACCATCGGGTCCCAAACAAGGAAGACTGGCCAGATTTTCCTGAACTGAGCCGGAGTAAACACAAATGTCAGACAGAC CGACCTCTGGATAAAACCCTAAGAGCTACCAGGTAG
- the NCR1 gene encoding natural cytotoxicity triggering receptor 1 isoform X5 — MVPKGKPAQILCQGLPGAAEYQLYFEGRLSAWQSPSRTRGRTTASFPISAMTLLTAGEYRCTYRSGELWSSPSDPLDLVVTELYDTPTLSVHPGPEVSSGDNVTFSCRLETATNMFLLLKEGGPGRPQPRYGDTQVEFRVGPVTTAHRGTYRCFGSYNNHAWSFPSEPVELLVTGDAGDTSLAPTEYTSFSGSWDPYLLTTDTAVQQDSVLWNHTAQNLLRMGLVFLVLVVLGYLLAEDWLCRRRRQEGAHRASSQERGRRFRTQ; from the exons ATGGTCCCGAAGGGAAAGCCAGCGCAGATCTTATGCCAGGGGCTCCCCGGGGCTGCTGAGTACCAGCTGTATTTCGAGGGACGCCTCTCTGCCTGGCAGAGCCCGAGCCGGACGAGAGGAAGGACCACAGCCTCGTTCCCCATCTCGGCCATGACGCTGCTCACCGCAGGGGAGTACAGGTGCACTTACCGAAGTGGGGAGCTCTGGTCAAGTCCCAGTGACCCTCTGGACCTGGTGGTGACAG AACTGTATGACACACCCACCCTCTCTGTTCACCCCGGGCCGGAGGTCAGCTCAGGGGACAATGTGACCTTCTCCTGCCGGCTAGAGACTGCAACAAACATGTTCCTTCTGCTCAAGGAGGGCGGACCCGGCCGCCCGCAGCCCAGATACGGGGACACCCAGGTGGAGTTTCGCGTGGGCCCTGTGACCACAGCCCACAGGGGGACATACAGATGCTTTGGCTCCTATAACAACCATGCCTGGTCTTTCCCCAGTGAGCCTGTGGAGCTCCTGGTCACAG GTGACGCTGGGGACACCAGCCTTGCACCCACAGAATACACCTCCTTTTCTG GCTCTTGGGACCCCTACCTGTTAACCACGGACACAGCGGTCCAGCAAG ACTCTGTCCTCTGGAATCACACTGCCCAGAATCTCCTTCGGATGGGTCTGGTTTTCCTGGTCCTTGTGGTGCTCGGGTACCTCCTGGCTGAAGACTGGCTTTGCAGGAGGAGAAGGCAAGAGGGAGCCCACAGGGCTTCGAGTCAGGAACGCGGGAGAAGATTCAGGACACAGTGA
- the NCR1 gene encoding natural cytotoxicity triggering receptor 1 isoform X3 encodes MEYIQPQNQEIRTKGLSLGQTIGTQTQILSKPIIWAKPGLMVPKGKPAQILCQGLPGAAEYQLYFEGRLSAWQSPSRTRGRTTASFPISAMTLLTAGEYRCTYRSGELWSSPSDPLDLVVTELYDTPTLSVHPGPEVSSGDNVTFSCRLETATNMFLLLKEGGPGRPQPRYGDTQVEFRVGPVTTAHRGTYRCFGSYNNHAWSFPSEPVELLVTGDAGDTSLAPTEYTSFSGSWDPYLLTTDTAVQQDSVLWNHTAQNLLRMGLVFLVLVVLGYLLAEDWLCRRRRQEGAHRASSQERGRRFRTQ; translated from the exons atgGAATATATTCAACcacaaaatcaagaaataagaacaaaag GGCTGTCTCTGGGCCAGACCATCGGCACCCAGACGC AGATTCTTTCAAAACCCATCATCTGGGCCAAGCCCGGTCTCATGGTCCCGAAGGGAAAGCCAGCGCAGATCTTATGCCAGGGGCTCCCCGGGGCTGCTGAGTACCAGCTGTATTTCGAGGGACGCCTCTCTGCCTGGCAGAGCCCGAGCCGGACGAGAGGAAGGACCACAGCCTCGTTCCCCATCTCGGCCATGACGCTGCTCACCGCAGGGGAGTACAGGTGCACTTACCGAAGTGGGGAGCTCTGGTCAAGTCCCAGTGACCCTCTGGACCTGGTGGTGACAG AACTGTATGACACACCCACCCTCTCTGTTCACCCCGGGCCGGAGGTCAGCTCAGGGGACAATGTGACCTTCTCCTGCCGGCTAGAGACTGCAACAAACATGTTCCTTCTGCTCAAGGAGGGCGGACCCGGCCGCCCGCAGCCCAGATACGGGGACACCCAGGTGGAGTTTCGCGTGGGCCCTGTGACCACAGCCCACAGGGGGACATACAGATGCTTTGGCTCCTATAACAACCATGCCTGGTCTTTCCCCAGTGAGCCTGTGGAGCTCCTGGTCACAG GTGACGCTGGGGACACCAGCCTTGCACCCACAGAATACACCTCCTTTTCTG GCTCTTGGGACCCCTACCTGTTAACCACGGACACAGCGGTCCAGCAAG ACTCTGTCCTCTGGAATCACACTGCCCAGAATCTCCTTCGGATGGGTCTGGTTTTCCTGGTCCTTGTGGTGCTCGGGTACCTCCTGGCTGAAGACTGGCTTTGCAGGAGGAGAAGGCAAGAGGGAGCCCACAGGGCTTCGAGTCAGGAACGCGGGAGAAGATTCAGGACACAGTGA
- the NCR1 gene encoding natural cytotoxicity triggering receptor 1 isoform X6 has translation MCLYTSGSEVEGKRNLFLLKKKKRKKERKRKRKSTSQCESPTAVSARLYPPHPAPPLGLPASASAFPSRIEAMTSTLTAVLCLGESPPSGRRDPGVWAWAERRGSCGCLPGLSLGQTIGTQTQILSKPIIWAKPGLMVPKGKPAQILCQGLPGAAEYQLYFEGRLSAWQSPSRTRGRTTASFPISAMTLLTAGEYRCTYRSGELWSSPSDPLDLVVTEPLMGAIPRGRLILMPLEAGGASVSVSKGDIGEGVSMTETEPERFRTV, from the exons ATGTGTCTTTACACCTCAGGGTCAGAGGTAGAGGGAAAACGGAAccttttcttgttaaaaaaaaaaaaaagaaagaaagaaagaaaacggaaaagaaaaagcaccagTCAGTGTGAGAGTCCCACGGCAGTTAGTGCTCGGCTTTACCCACCACATCCTGCGCCTCCTCTGGGGTTGCCGGCCTCAGCCTCCGCATTCCCCTCGCGAATCGAGGCTATGACCTCCACACTCACTGCCGTGCTCTGCCTTGGTGAGTCCCCTCCGAGCGGGAGACGGGACCCAGGGGTTTGGGCATGGGCGGAGCGGCGTGGCTCATGCGGCTGTCTTCCAGGGCTGTCTCTGGGCCAGACCATCGGCACCCAGACGC AGATTCTTTCAAAACCCATCATCTGGGCCAAGCCCGGTCTCATGGTCCCGAAGGGAAAGCCAGCGCAGATCTTATGCCAGGGGCTCCCCGGGGCTGCTGAGTACCAGCTGTATTTCGAGGGACGCCTCTCTGCCTGGCAGAGCCCGAGCCGGACGAGAGGAAGGACCACAGCCTCGTTCCCCATCTCGGCCATGACGCTGCTCACCGCAGGGGAGTACAGGTGCACTTACCGAAGTGGGGAGCTCTGGTCAAGTCCCAGTGACCCTCTGGACCTGGTGGTGACAG AACCACTGATGGGGGCAATTCCCAGAGGGAGACTCATATTAATGCCCCTGGAAGCTGGAGGAGCCAGTGTGTCAGTCTCGAAGGGAGACATCGGGGAGGGTGTGTCCATGACCGAAACAGAGCCAGAGAGATTTAG AACTGTATGA